The genomic region CCCGTCGATCTCAAGGAGGACGTGGCGGCCGTCATCGCGCGCATGAACGCCGCGAAGCCTGAGACCATGAAGCGGCAGATGGATCTGCTCAACGAGCGCTACGACCTCGCGAATCGCCCGGCCAAAGACGCCACGATGTCCCGAGGCAAGCCGGTCCAGGAAGGGATACGAGTCAAACTTCAGCAGGGGACGACCTGGGAAACACTTCAGGCCATGAGCCCCGAAGAGATCCGGGAAAAGAATGCGTTTCCGGCTGGATTTTTTCCTCTTCCTCACCCCAACCATCCTGAAGGGGGGATGGTATTTCCCACGTTCCATATCCAGGAGATGCAGAAGCAGGAGGGCCGTGATCTCACTCGCTTCGATCTGGAATTCGATCTGCCGGACCATTTCTTGCCTGAGTTTCCGGCCCCCATCTACCTCACGACCAGGACGGATCTCGGTGACCTGTCCCGCGGCAAATTGGTGACCCTCGACAACTATTATGAACTTTTCAACGGGATCCTGAATCCGAAACAACTCGAAGGCCTTCGCCTGCTCGTCACCGCATTCCCACAGCAACAGTTCAACCAGACTGAAGATCGCCGCACCCTGCGTCCCAGCCGTGGCGTGGCCTGCTTCGACTGTCATGCGAACGGCCACACGAATGCCGGCACCCATCTGGCTGGAGATGTCCGCCCTCAGGAGTTCCGCCATCGGCTTGATACCCCGACGTTGCGCGGCCTGCACATTCAGCGGCTGTTCGGCTCGCAACGGGCGCTGAAAAGCGTGGAGGATTTCACGGAGTTCGAACAACGCGCGGCCTACTTCGACGGCGACCCCGTCATCGCGGCCAAAAAAGGCATCAACATTCTCGAGCGGGGCAGCCAGGTGCACTTCATGGCAGAATTTCAGGAACTCCTGGACTTCCCCCCGGCCCCAAAACTCGGCATCGACGGCAAATTGAATCCCACGAAAGCCACGGCAGCCGAGAAGCGAGGGCAGGATCTGTTCTTCGGCAAAGCGACATGCGCGAGTTGCCACCAGGCGCCCTATTACACAGACAAT from Nitrospirota bacterium harbors:
- a CDS encoding cytochrome B6 translates to PVDLKEDVAAVIARMNAAKPETMKRQMDLLNERYDLANRPAKDATMSRGKPVQEGIRVKLQQGTTWETLQAMSPEEIREKNAFPAGFFPLPHPNHPEGGMVFPTFHIQEMQKQEGRDLTRFDLEFDLPDHFLPEFPAPIYLTTRTDLGDLSRGKLVTLDNYYELFNGILNPKQLEGLRLLVTAFPQQQFNQTEDRRTLRPSRGVACFDCHANGHTNAGTHLAGDVRPQEFRHRLDTPTLRGLHIQRLFGSQRALKSVEDFTEFEQRAAYFDGDPVIAAKKGINILERGSQVHFMAEFQELLDFPPAPKLGIDGKLNPTKATAAEKRGQDLFFGKATCASCHQAPYYTDNSMHNLKVERFYKPRMINGRMASADGPIKTFPLRGIKDSSPYLHDGRLLTLEDTVEFFNLVLGTQLTAAEKQDLVAFLRVL